A genomic segment from Pseudomonadota bacterium encodes:
- a CDS encoding Fic family protein, whose product MIRHAEPEAAERVYIERMADEAVTTSTIEGETLARESVQSSVRRALGLSTPDPVATPAERGIAELMVDVCRTFADPLDAGTLLRWHRMVMRGRPEMADVGAWRTHPEPMQVVSGRIDFPTVHFEAPPASRVPAEMNRLLDWFDRTAGGALQERTLARAGIAHLWFESIHPFSDGNGRIGRALSEKALAQAMERPSLT is encoded by the coding sequence GCGGGTCTACATCGAGCGAATGGCGGACGAAGCCGTCACCACCTCCACGATCGAGGGTGAAACCCTGGCGCGCGAAAGCGTGCAGTCGTCGGTGAGACGCGCGCTGGGGCTGAGCACCCCCGATCCCGTGGCCACGCCTGCGGAGCGCGGCATCGCCGAGTTGATGGTGGACGTATGTCGCACGTTTGCCGATCCGCTCGATGCGGGCACCCTGCTCCGATGGCATCGCATGGTGATGCGCGGACGGCCGGAAATGGCGGACGTGGGGGCGTGGCGCACCCATCCGGAACCCATGCAGGTGGTGAGCGGCCGCATCGACTTCCCGACGGTGCATTTCGAGGCTCCGCCCGCGAGCCGCGTGCCGGCGGAGATGAATCGATTGCTCGACTGGTTTGACCGGACGGCAGGCGGCGCGCTGCAGGAGCGGACACTGGCACGTGCGGGCATCGCGCATCTCTGGTTCGAGAGCATCCATCCGTTCTCCGACGGCAACGGCCGCATCGGGCGTGCGCTCAGCGAGAAGGCGCTCGCACAGGCGATGGAGCGACCCTCCTTGAC